Within the Bradyrhizobium ottawaense genome, the region GTCCACGGTACCCTGCGCCAGAGCCAGCACGGCATTCTCATGGCTGCCGGTGAAGATCACCTTGGAGAAGTAGGTATCGGGGTCGACACCCAATTGGTTCATCTTGAAGCGCGGCATGTTGTTGCCGGAGGTGGAGTTCGGGTCGACCAGACCGAGATTCTTTCCCTTCAGGTCTTCCAGCTTCTGGTATGGGCTCTTCGCCAGCACATAGAACACCGAATAATAGCCCTTGGAACCGTCGGCGTTGACGTCGATCACGAAGGCGTCGGTCTTTACACCGGTGACGCGGGCGCGCGCGAACGACGCCGGACCGTAGTAACCGATCTGGATGTTGCCGGCGCGCTGTCCCTCGATCACCGCGGCGTAGTCATTGGCGACTCGCAGGTTGACCTTGATGCCGAGCTCTTTCGACAGATAGTTCACGAACGGCGTGAACCGCTCGGTAACGCCCGAACCGTTCTCCGCCGGAATCACCGCGAAGGTGATTTCCGGATATTTCGTCTTCCAATCCTCGGCGGATGCGCCGGAAGCGGAGAACGCCAGCGCGGCGGCGCCGGCCAGAACGATGCGACGATTGATCATGATATGCCCTCTTGTTGTGGATACGCCTATCGGCCGGTGCAGGTCTGCAACGACCGCCTGTACAGAAAGGAAACTCAGGCCGCGGCGGCGGTGCCGAGCGCGGGAACGCCTGAAACTACGGGAGCCTCGACCGGCGCACCGCCCATGACGTCATTGGCCTCGAGATCGTAGAGTTCGCGCGCGATCAGGTCGGTCAGAACAGCCGGCGCGCCGTCGAACACCACCCGGCCCGCGGACATGCCGATCAGGCGATCGCAGTAGTTTCGCGCCAGATCGAGCGAGTGCAGGTTGCAGATCACGGTGATGCCGAAATGCTTGTTGATGCGCAGCAGCGCATCCATCACGATCCGCGTATTGCGGGGATCAAGCGAGGCGATCGGCTCGTCGGCGAGAATGATGTCGGGCTCCTGCACCAGCGCGCGCGCGATCGCGACCCGCTGCTGCTGGCCGCCGGAGAGCTGGTCGGCGCGCTGCGCCGCGAGCGAGGCCATGTCGAATTGCTCCAGCGCCGACATTGCCAGCGCCCTGTCCTGTTCCGGCCAAGTTTGCGTCAGCGAACGCCAGGACGGGATGTCGGCAAGCCGCCCCATCAATACGTTGGTGAGTACATCGAGCCTGCCGACCAGATTGAACTGCTGAAAGATCATCGCCGAGCGCGCGCGCCACTGCCGCAGCTTCTTGCCCCGCAGCGCGGTCACGTCGACGCCTTCGAACAGGATGCGGCCTTCGGAAGGCTCGGCAAGACGATTGATCATCCGCAGCAGCGTCGACTTGCCGGCGCCGGAACGGCCGATCACGCCGACGAAGCTGCCGGGTGCGATTGAAAACGACGCATTATCCACCGCGGCTTTTGTGCCGAAACGGCACGTCAAACCTTCAACCACCAGCATGCAGGACTCCAGACGCCAAGGCTCAGATACGAAGGCTCAGATGCCAAGTCGTGAACCATCGCTATCGGCTGGATATTTCAGTTGTGTGACATCGGCGCTGCGCTGCGACGATCGTCCACACCCGAGAAGTCAGTCATGCAATCGTCATGACGTTGTCATGAAGTGTCTTGATGACGTGCGCACTACCCGCACCTCTGAGGTGCGCACTACCCGCACCTCGGACTGCCGAAGGGAATGCAGATGGCCGGCAAGACGCTTTCCACCGAACCGACAATCGATCCCACGGCGTCGGTACGCGAAAGCAAGCTCGGCGCCTATACCGAGGTCGGCGCGCGGACCATCCTGCTCGAAGTCGCGATGGACGACTATTCCTATGTCGTCAACGACGCCCAGATCACCTACACCACGATCGGAAAGTTCTGCTCGATCGCGGCGATGACGCGGATCAACCCGGGTAATCACCCGATGCACCGCGCCACGCAGGCGCACTTCACCTATCGCGCCAGCGCCTATTTTCCCGGCGAGCCTGACGACGCCGCGTTCTTTGCATGGCGGCGCGAGCACCACGTTCACATCGGCCACGACGTCTGGATCGGGCATGGCGCGGTGATCCTGCCGGGCCGCAGC harbors:
- the phnD gene encoding phosphonate ABC transporter substrate-binding protein, producing MINRRIVLAGAAALAFSASGASAEDWKTKYPEITFAVIPAENGSGVTERFTPFVNYLSKELGIKVNLRVANDYAAVIEGQRAGNIQIGYYGPASFARARVTGVKTDAFVIDVNADGSKGYYSVFYVLAKSPYQKLEDLKGKNLGLVDPNSTSGNNMPRFKMNQLGVDPDTYFSKVIFTGSHENAVLALAQGTVDVAANWWNAEDDSNLTRMLAKNMVKSSDGTPLKKEDFRVIVKSDLIINSPYAYLSDLPDDMKAAIKKAFLDAPEKDKEAFKKLSDGKNLPWAPIGNADYDKTIELIKFVDNLRKKAS
- the phnC gene encoding phosphonate ABC transporter ATP-binding protein; translated protein: MLVVEGLTCRFGTKAAVDNASFSIAPGSFVGVIGRSGAGKSTLLRMINRLAEPSEGRILFEGVDVTALRGKKLRQWRARSAMIFQQFNLVGRLDVLTNVLMGRLADIPSWRSLTQTWPEQDRALAMSALEQFDMASLAAQRADQLSGGQQQRVAIARALVQEPDIILADEPIASLDPRNTRIVMDALLRINKHFGITVICNLHSLDLARNYCDRLIGMSAGRVVFDGAPAVLTDLIARELYDLEANDVMGGAPVEAPVVSGVPALGTAAAA
- a CDS encoding DapH/DapD/GlmU-related protein translates to MAGKTLSTEPTIDPTASVRESKLGAYTEVGARTILLEVAMDDYSYVVNDAQITYTTIGKFCSIAAMTRINPGNHPMHRATQAHFTYRASAYFPGEPDDAAFFAWRREHHVHIGHDVWIGHGAVILPGRSIGTGAVVAAGAIVTKDVPAYSIVGGNPARVIKRRFPERVADRLAALAWWQWDHETLRRALPDFRKLDIEGFLEKYEAEAVTARGPLRHQGAAS